A region from the Brassica napus cultivar Da-Ae chromosome C8, Da-Ae, whole genome shotgun sequence genome encodes:
- the LOC106412029 gene encoding cytochrome b561 and DOMON domain-containing protein At3g61750 — MIDRHLQPLSPPNSITLLLRLLPHQNCIHLYSSRLSAPTLAMRTLVGFYILCLLLGQDLPFLLADDVNFINDSTQNLCFATRLSDFLPPPYSNISDSMPCTPLWNTFVLRYSENRDNVMTIIVSALYTTGWVGVGFSRDGRMVGSSAMVGWITKKGHAKIKQYYLQGTERDQVVPDQGELQLQKVPPVVALHGAMIYLAFQVKFTVKVPRRAVILAFSTAYPSKLGRLSKHDDKTTVIVDFSKANGVTSMQTTGSTEKTKHGVMAILGWGFLLPLGAILARYLRHRDPLWYYLHIGIQFTGFIFGLAAVILGIRLYNRIQPDIPAHRGIGIFLLILSILQVLAFFARPHKETKMRRYWNWYHHWIGRISLFFGAVNIVLGIRMANSGEDGWKIGYGFVLAVTLLAFIVLEICRIRGSIGSPSSHTPPSFETHPSSTSSV, encoded by the exons ATGATTGATCGCCATCTTCAACCACTTTCACCACCAAACTcaatcactcttcttcttcgtcttcttcctcaCCAAAATTGCATCCATCTCTACTCCTCTCGTCTCTCTGCTCCAACTTTGGCCATGAGAACCCTCGTCGGATTCTACATCCTCTGTCTTCTACTCGGACAAGATCTTCCTTTTCTACTAGCAGATGACGTCAACTTCATCAACGACTCAACCCAAAACCTCTGTTTTGCAACTCGTTTATCTGACTTCCTCCCACCACCGTACAGCAACATCTCCGACTCCATGCCGTGTACACCTCTCTGGAACACATTCGTCTTAAGG tACTCTGAAAACAGAGACAATGTGATGACGATCATAGTCTCGGCTCTATACACGACCGGGTGGGTCGGAGTTGGATTCTCCAGAGACGGGAGGATGGTGGGATCGAGCGCGATGGTGGGGTGGATTACGAAGAAGGGTCATGCTAAAATCAAACAGTACTATCTTCAAGGAACAGAGAGAGACCAAGTTGTGCCGGATCAGGGAGAGTTACAGTTACAGAAAGTTCCTCCTGTGGTGGCTCTTCATGGAGCGATGATTTATTTGGCTTTTCAGGTTAAGTTTACCGTTAAAGTCCCTCGTAGAGCAGTGATTCTAGCGTTTAGCACAGCTTATCCTTCGAAGCTGGGTCGTTTGAGTAAGCATGATGATAAAACTACTGTCATCGTCGACTTCTCCAAAG CAAATGGAGTAACGTCCATGCAAACGACGGGTTCTACGGAGAAGACTAAACATGGAGTAATGGCGATACTTGGATGGGGTTTCTTACTTCCTCTAGGAGCAATCCTCGCGCGATATCTCAGACATAGAGACCCTCTTTGGTATTATCTTCACATCGGTATTCAGTTCACCGGCTTTATCTTCGGTTTAGCCGCTGTTATTCTCGGGATTCGGCTTTACAATAGGATCCAACCAGATATACCTGCACATCGAGGCATTGGGATCTTTCTTCTAATCCTTAGCATTCTTCAG GTTTTGGCTTTCTTTGCGCGGCCGCACAAGGAGACAAAGATGAGGAGATACTGGAATTGGTATCATCATTGGATTGGGAgaatctctttgttctttggaGCAGTGAACATTGTTCTTGGAATTAGAATGGCTAATAGTGGAGAAGATGGATGGAAAATTGGATATGGGTTTGTTTTGGCGGTGACATTACTTGCTTTTATTGTTCTTGAAATATGCAGGATTCGTGGCTCCATTGGTTCACCTTCTTCTCACACACCTCCTTCTTTTGAGACACATCCAAGTTCTACTAGTAGTGTCTGA
- the BNAC08G31680D gene encoding uncharacterized membrane protein YuiD has product MESLLTSSSLSLCASSPLSFVKLPSIHHNTISFSCKASSNPTPDCNAKLNTIIRTVKGLWMLRFRAYRDDTAAFSAGDLKQNGGLGIALLSITASAKVKISPFVATLSANPTFVSAVFAWFFAQTSKMVINFFIERKWDLSLLFASGGMPSSHSALCMALTTSVALCHGVADSLFPVCLGFSLIVMYDAIGVRRHAGMQAEVLNLIIRDLFEGHPISQRKLKELLGHTPSQVLAGALVGVVIACFCCQGPPRLNLRSH; this is encoded by the exons ATGGAGTCGCTGCTTACATCATCAAGCTTATCTCTTTGCGCTTCTTCTCCTCTCTCCTTCGTTAAGCTACCTTCTATCCACCACAACACCATCTCCTTCTCCTGTAAAGCCTCCTCGAATCCTACACCTGATTGCAATGCAAAGCTTAACACAATCATCAGAACGGTTAAAGGGCTTTGGATGTTGCGTTTTCGAGCTTACAGAGACGATACGGCGGCGTTTTCGGCCGGAGATTTGAAGCAGAACGGCGGTTTAGGGATTGCCCTTTTGAGCATAACGGCGTCTGCTAAGGTAAAGATCAGTCCTTTCGTGGCGACGCTATCGGCGAATCCGACGTTCGTGTCGGCTGTGTTCGCGTGGTTCTTTGCGCAGACGAGTAAAATGGTTATTAACTTCTTCATTGAGAGGAAATGGGATTTGAGTTTGTTGTTTGCTTCTGGTGGGATGCCTTCTTCTCACTCGGCTCTGTGTATGGCCTTGACGACCTCTGTTGCGCTTTGCCATGGCGTTGCGGACTCGTTGTTTCcggtttgtttagggtttagcttgATTGTCATGTATGATGCTATTGGCGTTAGACGTCATGCCGGTATGCAAGCTGAG GTTCTGAACTTGATTATAAGGGACTTGTTTGAAGGACATCCCATTAGTCAAAGAAAGCTAAAGGAGTTGCTTGGTCACACTCCTTCGCAGGTTCTTGCAGGAGCATTAGTTGGTGTTGTGATTGCTTGCTTTTGTTGCCAAGGCCCACCTCGTCTCAACCTAAGATctcattaa
- the LOC106415482 gene encoding auxin response factor 18-like, translated as MGKVDGDDSRSSFPSCYQDQLYTELWKACAGPLVEVPLVGGRVFYFPQGHMEQLVASTNQGIESEKIPDFKLPPKILCQVLSVMLKAEHETDEVYAQITLKPEEDQSEPTSFDPPIVEPAKQMFHSFVKILTASDTSTHGGFSVLRKHATECLPALDMTQATPTQELVTRDLHGFEWRFKHIFRGQPRRHLLTTGWSTFVSSKRLVAGDAFVFLRGENGDLRVGVRRLARHQNTMPASVISSQSMHLGVLATASHAVNTQTMFLVLYKPRISQFIVGVNKYMEAMKHGFDLGTRFRMRFEGEESPERIFTGTIVGIGDLSSQWPASTWRSLQVQWDEPTTVQRPDKVSPWEIEPFLPSSPVSTPAQQSQPKSKRSKPIESSSLSPGQASFLGVQAEPPPPPPPPASSCYRLFGFDLTSNPPAPTPPDKQPMDACEAAKCQDPITPSSVNERKKQQTSRTRTKVQMQGIAVGRAVDLTLLKSYDELIKELEEMFEIQGQLLPRDKWIVVFTDDEGDMMLAGDDPWNEFCKMAKKIFIYSSDEVKKMTRRMKSYSSLENEVSMD; from the exons ATGGGGAAAGTAGATGGAGATGATTCCAGAAGTTCTTTCCCAA GTTGTTATCAGGATCAGCTGTACACAGAGCTATGGAAAGCTTGTGCAGGTCCATTAGTGGAGGTTCCTCTTGTTGGAGGGAGAGTTTTCTACTTCCCTCAGGGTCACATGGAACAA cttgTGGCCTCAACTAATCAAGGAATTGAATCAGAGAAAATACCTGATTTTAAACTTCCTCCCAAGATACTCTGCCAAGTTCTTAGTGTGATGCTAAAG GCAGAGCATGAAACAGATGAAGTCTACGCTCAGATCACATTAAAACCAGAGGAAGAT CAAAGTGAACCAACAAGTTTTGATCCACCCATTGTTGAACCTGCAAAGCAAATGTTCCACTCCTTTGTAAAGATTCTAACAGCTTCAGACACAAGCACTCATGGAGGGTTCTCTGTTCTTCGTAAACACGCCACTGAATGCTTGCCTGCCTTGGACATGACACAAGCTACTCCTACTCAAGAACTTGTGACTAGAGATCTTCATGGGTTTGAATGGAGGTTTAAGCATATTTTCAGAG GACAACCTAGGAGGCATTTGCTTACTACAGGTTGGAGTACATTTGTTtcctcaaaaagacttgtagcTGGAGATGCTTTTGTATTCTTGAG GGGTGAGAATGGGGATTTGAGAGTTGGAGTGAGGCGTTTAGCTAGGCATCAGAACACGATGCCTGCTTCGGTTATTTCGAGTCAGAGCATGCATTTGGGAGTCCTTGCTACAGCTTCTCATGCTGTAAACACCCAAACAATGTTTCTTGTTTTGTACAAGCCTAG GATAAGCCAATTCATAGTAGGAGTGAACAAGTATATGGAGGCCATGAAGCATGGTTTCGATCTTGGTACTAGATTCAGAatgagatttgaaggagaagagTCTCCTGAGAGAAT atttaccGGTACTATTGTGGGAATTGGAGATCTATCTTCACAATGGCCAGCTTCTACATGGAGATCATTACAG GTCCAATGGGATGAGCCAACAACAGTTCAGAGACCAGACAAAGTCTCACCATGGGAGATTGAGCCTTTCTTGCCATCTTCCCCAGTTTCAACACCTGCTCAACAATCACAACCCAAAAGCAAAAGGTCAAAACCCATTGAATCATCAAGTTTGAGCCCAGGTCAAGCTAGTTTCTTAGGCGTCCAAGCtgagcctcctcctcctcctcctcctcctgcgaGTAGTTGCTATAGGTTGTTTGGATTTGATCTCACAAGCAATCCTCCAGCTCCAACACCTCCAGACAAGCAACCGATGGATGCTTGTGAAGCTGCCAAGTGTCAAGACCCCATCACTCCAAGCTCAGTTAATGAGCGAAAGAAGCAACAAACATCAAGGACTCGAACCAAA gTGCAAATGCAAGGGATAGCCGTTGGTCGTGCGGTAGATTTAACGCTGTTGAAATCATATGATGAACTGATTAAGGAGCTTGAGGAGATGTTTGAGATACAAGGACAGCTTCTTCCTCGAGACAAATGGATCGTTGTTTTCACTGATGATGAAGGTGACATGATGCTTGCTGGGGATGATCCATGGaa TGAGTTTTGCAAGATGGCGAagaagatatttatatattcgaGCGATGAGGTTAAGAAAATGACGAGGAGAATGAAGAGTTATTCTTCGTTAGAGAATGAAGTAAGCATGGATTAA
- the LOC111208767 gene encoding uncharacterized protein LOC111208767 — protein sequence MGTENDEEDEEEEMIITSKLQLVLAAKSRKQQYTSSPVISHHVSLSLLSSPDDLSHSRASVPFSWEEEPGKPKQHTLLRAPPKYPKRLDLPPRLLLPREGTKTPLACDHPRYLAALKRWFRLRKDRADNDNDVVGQCSFVVSSENENDMKITRTTSRLHCLYDVARCYLWEVPWKKKKLKRDDI from the exons ATGGGTACTGAaaatgatgaagaggatgaagaagaggagatgaTAATAACATCCAAACTTCAACTTGTCTTGGCGGCGAAATCGAGAAAACAACAGTACACTTCATCACCAGTGATAAGCCATCACGTGTCACTATCACTCTTGTCTTCACCTGATGACTTATCACACTCTCGCGCTTCGGTTCCTTTCTCATGGGAAGAAGAACCTGGCAAGCCTAAACAACATACTCTTCTACGAGCTCCTCCTAAATACCCCAAGCGTCTTGATTTGCCTCCGAGGCTGCTTCTTCCTCGTGAAGGTACTAAAACGCCTCTGGCTTGTGATCATCCTCGTTATCTCGCAGCGTTGAAACGGTGGTTCCGGTTGAGGAAAGATCGAGCTGATAATGATAATGACGTGGTGGGACAGTGCAGTTTTGTCGTTTCATCGGAAAATGAAAATGATATGAAGATCACAAGAACAACAAGTCGTCTCCATTGTCTCTATGATGTCGCTAGGTGTTACTTATGG gaagttccatggaagaagaagaagttgaaaaGAGATGACATTTGA
- the LOC106415484 gene encoding dof zinc finger protein DOF3.7 isoform X1 — translation MDATKWTQGFQEMINVKPMDQMISNTNNSTSQQQQPTFIATTSRPNATVANGGSGGNNNNTATTMETRKARPQEKVNCPRCNSTNTKFCYYNNYSLTQPRYFCKGCRRYWTEGGSLRNVPVGGSSRKNKRSSTPLASHSNPKLPDLNPPILFSSQIPNKSSKDLNLLSFPVMQDHHHGMSQFLHMPKIENNNTSSSIYASSSPVSALELLRSNGVSSRGMNTFLPGQMMDSNSVLYSSLGFPTMVDYKQSNNNLSFSIDHHQGIGNNTINSNQRAEDNNHADDMNGASRVLFPFSDMKELSSTTQDKSHGNNTYWSGMFTNTGGSSW, via the exons ATGGATGCTACGAAGTGGACACAG GGTTTTCAAGAAATGATAAACGTAAAACCAATGGATCAAATGATTTCAAACACCAACAACAGCACATCGCAACAACAGCAACCAACATTCATCGCCACCACATCAAGGCCAAACGCCACCGTAGCGAACGGCGGCTCCGGCGGAAACAACAACAATACGGCTACTACGATGGAAACTAGAAAGGCCAGACCACAAGAGAAAGTAAACTGTCCAAGATGTAACTCAACGAATACGAAGTTCTGTTATTACAACAACTACAGTCTCACGCAACCAAGATACTTCTGCAAAGGTTGTCGAAGGTATTGGACCGAAGGTGGCTCTCTACGCAACGTCCCTGTTGGAGGCAGCTCAAGAAAGAACAAGAGATCCTCAACACCTTTAGCTTCACATTCCAACCCCAAGCTTCCAGATCTAAACCCACCGATTCTTTTCTCAAGCCAAATCCCTAACAAGTCGTCAAAAGATCTCAACTTGTTGTCTTTCCCGGTCATGCAAGATCATCATCATGGTATGTCTCAGTTTCTTCATATGCCAAAGATCGAGAACAACAATACATCATCTTCAATCTATGCTTCATCATCTCCTGTCTCAGCTCTAGAGCTTCTAAGATCTAATGGAGTCTCTTCGAGAGGAATGAACACGTTCTTGCCTGGTCAAATGATGGATTCAAACTCAGTCCTTTACTCATCTTTAGGGTTTCCAACAATGGTTGATTACAAACAGAGTAACAATAACCTTTCGTTCTCCATTGATCATCATCAAGGGATTGGAAACAACACCATCAACAGTAACCAAAGAGCTGAAGATAATAATCATGCTGATGACATGAATGGAGCAAGTAGGGTTTTGTTCCCTTTTTCAGACATGAAAGAGCTTTCGAGCACAACTCAAGACAAGAGCCATGGTAATAATACATACTGGAGTGGGATGTTCACTAATACAGGAGGATCTTCGTGGTGA
- the LOC106415484 gene encoding dof zinc finger protein DOF3.7 isoform X3 — MDATKWTQGFQEMINVKPMDQMISNTNNSTSQQQQPTFIATTSRPNATVANGGSGGNNNNTATTMETRKARPQEKVNCPRCNSTNTKFCYYNNYSLTQPRYFCKGCRRYWTEGGSLRNVPVGGSSRKNKRSSTPLASHSNPKLPDLNPPILFSSQIPNKSSKDLNLLSFPVMQDHHHALELLRSNGVSSRGMNTFLPGQMMDSNSVLYSSLGFPTMVDYKQSNNNLSFSIDHHQGIGNNTINSNQRAEDNNHADDMNGASRVLFPFSDMKELSSTTQDKSHGNNTYWSGMFTNTGGSSW; from the exons ATGGATGCTACGAAGTGGACACAG GGTTTTCAAGAAATGATAAACGTAAAACCAATGGATCAAATGATTTCAAACACCAACAACAGCACATCGCAACAACAGCAACCAACATTCATCGCCACCACATCAAGGCCAAACGCCACCGTAGCGAACGGCGGCTCCGGCGGAAACAACAACAATACGGCTACTACGATGGAAACTAGAAAGGCCAGACCACAAGAGAAAGTAAACTGTCCAAGATGTAACTCAACGAATACGAAGTTCTGTTATTACAACAACTACAGTCTCACGCAACCAAGATACTTCTGCAAAGGTTGTCGAAGGTATTGGACCGAAGGTGGCTCTCTACGCAACGTCCCTGTTGGAGGCAGCTCAAGAAAGAACAAGAGATCCTCAACACCTTTAGCTTCACATTCCAACCCCAAGCTTCCAGATCTAAACCCACCGATTCTTTTCTCAAGCCAAATCCCTAACAAGTCGTCAAAAGATCTCAACTTGTTGTCTTTCCCGGTCATGCAAGATCATCATCATG CTCTAGAGCTTCTAAGATCTAATGGAGTCTCTTCGAGAGGAATGAACACGTTCTTGCCTGGTCAAATGATGGATTCAAACTCAGTCCTTTACTCATCTTTAGGGTTTCCAACAATGGTTGATTACAAACAGAGTAACAATAACCTTTCGTTCTCCATTGATCATCATCAAGGGATTGGAAACAACACCATCAACAGTAACCAAAGAGCTGAAGATAATAATCATGCTGATGACATGAATGGAGCAAGTAGGGTTTTGTTCCCTTTTTCAGACATGAAAGAGCTTTCGAGCACAACTCAAGACAAGAGCCATGGTAATAATACATACTGGAGTGGGATGTTCACTAATACAGGAGGATCTTCGTGGTGA
- the LOC106415484 gene encoding dof zinc finger protein DOF3.7 isoform X2 gives MDKKGFQEMINVKPMDQMISNTNNSTSQQQQPTFIATTSRPNATVANGGSGGNNNNTATTMETRKARPQEKVNCPRCNSTNTKFCYYNNYSLTQPRYFCKGCRRYWTEGGSLRNVPVGGSSRKNKRSSTPLASHSNPKLPDLNPPILFSSQIPNKSSKDLNLLSFPVMQDHHHGMSQFLHMPKIENNNTSSSIYASSSPVSALELLRSNGVSSRGMNTFLPGQMMDSNSVLYSSLGFPTMVDYKQSNNNLSFSIDHHQGIGNNTINSNQRAEDNNHADDMNGASRVLFPFSDMKELSSTTQDKSHGNNTYWSGMFTNTGGSSW, from the exons ATGGATAAAAAG GGTTTTCAAGAAATGATAAACGTAAAACCAATGGATCAAATGATTTCAAACACCAACAACAGCACATCGCAACAACAGCAACCAACATTCATCGCCACCACATCAAGGCCAAACGCCACCGTAGCGAACGGCGGCTCCGGCGGAAACAACAACAATACGGCTACTACGATGGAAACTAGAAAGGCCAGACCACAAGAGAAAGTAAACTGTCCAAGATGTAACTCAACGAATACGAAGTTCTGTTATTACAACAACTACAGTCTCACGCAACCAAGATACTTCTGCAAAGGTTGTCGAAGGTATTGGACCGAAGGTGGCTCTCTACGCAACGTCCCTGTTGGAGGCAGCTCAAGAAAGAACAAGAGATCCTCAACACCTTTAGCTTCACATTCCAACCCCAAGCTTCCAGATCTAAACCCACCGATTCTTTTCTCAAGCCAAATCCCTAACAAGTCGTCAAAAGATCTCAACTTGTTGTCTTTCCCGGTCATGCAAGATCATCATCATGGTATGTCTCAGTTTCTTCATATGCCAAAGATCGAGAACAACAATACATCATCTTCAATCTATGCTTCATCATCTCCTGTCTCAGCTCTAGAGCTTCTAAGATCTAATGGAGTCTCTTCGAGAGGAATGAACACGTTCTTGCCTGGTCAAATGATGGATTCAAACTCAGTCCTTTACTCATCTTTAGGGTTTCCAACAATGGTTGATTACAAACAGAGTAACAATAACCTTTCGTTCTCCATTGATCATCATCAAGGGATTGGAAACAACACCATCAACAGTAACCAAAGAGCTGAAGATAATAATCATGCTGATGACATGAATGGAGCAAGTAGGGTTTTGTTCCCTTTTTCAGACATGAAAGAGCTTTCGAGCACAACTCAAGACAAGAGCCATGGTAATAATACATACTGGAGTGGGATGTTCACTAATACAGGAGGATCTTCGTGGTGA